The Amaranthus tricolor cultivar Red isolate AtriRed21 chromosome 2, ASM2621246v1, whole genome shotgun sequence genome contains the following window.
ccatgtggaaaatcttacaaaagtgctaccgctggcgtttcatgaaaactggatgctatAATGTGGAATTCctcataaatatataatataatatgtaataTAGCTTGAAGCTTCAACCATTTAGTTTGTGGATCTTGTTTCAGTTAGAATAATGGTTacttttcttatatatatatatatattataggcTCGATTCTCTCCTATCTTCCTCTTCTTCGGTTTACCTTATAGTAAAAAGAATATTAATAGTAACATAAATGGATAACATTAAAAAcgaaaatcactttcatagttaACATAAATTGTctcacaaattttcaaatggcaTGGTATCAAATGAGACCATCTTTATTGAATTGGTATAATGTACACTTATTGTTTTAAAACGatcatttataaccttaaagtgattacttataattttgaaTTGATGACTTTTAATAATCTTagtttgattaattataaccttaaagtgatcaattagagataTGGgttcgtctcatggtgagacgacgGTTATATATAAGCCTTGGTGAAATTGTTTTGTAGTTATCTTAAATTATATTACAACccctcttgtatgagatcgtctcactatgagacgtGTCCATACAAAAGATTTATTatgttaaaagtttttattattgggctatttaatccAAGTATGGGACacgtctcatagtgagactatctcatacaagaatttgcgattatattttaataactataAGCTCAACAATTATACTTCAGATATATTTTgcgatttatatttttatactatCATCTTATTAGCTAAGAAATATTAAGGTTGTTAATATATGAATTACTTTAATTGTTCGCTTAATATTCTCATGAAATACAGGCTAATATATGTGATAAGTGCaaatatttgcacttatttatatcattttatactccttaatgatggtcgttgttagtaatttcgtgcttattttaaggatttatgctactttactcgttttggttattcatgttgattttgagtggttttgactgttttaagcataattctcattttaatgatgacggagttTACTAAGGAGATTTTAGCTCGGGTGAATATGTTCttcaaagaaaatgagcaaaaaaGTAGAAGAGTGATTATAATGCGAAAGTtttaaggtgaaatttgatatataacttttgataggaagatATCATTGATGCAAGGTTTGCGGCATCcaaaactagacttcaagagctttccaactgtatattatatgcccaactCCGATAATCAAACAAGAAATGACAACCGTTTGAAGTTTGCTAAAATTGTCAGCCAAAACGCCGACTCGGCTTCCTTGCCTAGATGTGAACGCCAACTAGGCTTTTTCTTCTAGATTCCGGAAGCTTTTTCGTCACTTTAAttgtgtattattttattttatctttattttaattaacttcTTAGGGTCTATTTAGTGGTTTATGAGGGGCATTTAGGTTGAGCCTCCTTTGAGGAGCACAAGGAGGGGAGACTAAAaccctcttctccttcttcttccttcatctTTCTCCATTCAACACCATTTTTAATTCTTGtaagcttttaatttcttgtctttAATTTACTTTCTTATTAGTAGTTTaatctttctttatcaaatttgtattagtttaatctttccttgtcaaattttaattgtttttcctaGGGATTGTCATTTATTAAAACTAgttattgttcttcatttattggTCTTTGATTAATTGTTGTGTTCTTGATATCTAATTATTGCTTCTCTTGAATTTgtcattaatttcatttttatccATGTCTAGTATCATCTTAGGATTTGTGTTTATTGCTTTTACCATGATTAGTGAGTCGATCTATTTTCTAGagttagggtttgaacctataagttaagtatgatttgattattgaaagtgtctaggattaaagtggttaaattgtgcaaataaccctaaattaaatacGCTTTGTCGGACTAGTCAATAGTAgcgtgtgagattgggattgACTTTgttttagggtaaattttagttaaattcttgttaattcattcaataaaactagcttgtgagaattgaattagtaggtctaaatctaatagttaatcaatagagcgagagtttgagattaacaagatcatgtttaaccacgtaatttatCCGACATCTCATAGACACTAATGATAATTTGATCATAAAAGACTTTAGGAGATTTCCGATACTCTAGATCTCTTCATCATATAGTTTAATCCATATTTCTTATTGCATTTGTAGTTTGTTAGTTAAACAACCAACcaaacatttttctctttatgcAATATAATTAATGgaaattagcaagtttcttACACTagcttccttgtgttcgacccgcaaCTACATATACATAGTGCGCTTGCGGTTAagtaaaatttgcacatcaataTGAAACAACTTGTTACTCggattgttaaaaaaatatcattgggACTTGGTGAGGCAGCCTAAAACTAAAAGAATAGATTATTCTTTTTTCTTCATGGTCAAAGAGTAGCTCAattttaatacaaaatatatattcacCGTCTTCttgaaatagttataaattataattgtacCAAAAAACTCTCACATACGAAAAATAATTATAGCAATCTCAATTGAATATAGCAGTATTAGCATATATTGTAGTACAATTAGATTATTGGAGAAGTGTTAATATATGAATTGTTTTACATTTTCGTTTTATACtcttttaatttctctttttcaaattaatcatttatcaTAAAGGAAATTTCATATAAATAATGTTACAAACtacaaagttaaaattttatatcaacTATAGTAGTGTATAAGACCAAGTTACAAttctacaaatatatatatatatatatatatatatatatatatatatatatatatatatatatatatatatatatatataaagttgcATCATAATTTGTAAACTAGCAATAATATTTCTACGATGTTTCAAGTTTTTTACcaaagttaaattaatttacactTGAAAGGTAATGAAAGATCAAATAAGGACCTAAAGAATCTACTCTGCCCCGTTGCATAGGTCTACTTTCACTTTCAAccgaattaattaaaataacaaataaaaacaaaatcatacaCAATTAACTTAGAACTACTTTTATGAGAGACTCTCACTCAATGATACGACTTCTAAACAAGAAGCCTATGTGTTAATAATTGCATTAGTTGGACTATTCAGCCCATGTATGAAGAGCGTCTCACGATATGATCGTCTGACCTACTAATTATGCTCTAATTAgagattttgttttaattagagTGTAATTAGAAGAGAGCAGCATAGAGAAGTTGATTCCAAGTATCGGGCAATCCAGGCAAACACCAATGACTACAATCTCTACCTCgaccactataaatagaagggtgTGCATCCATTCTATATTGGGAAAGGATTGTGACATCAAGCCAATACACTATATTTTTTATCCTACTTAGTACTTTCTCCACTATAGTCCTAGCTTGTGGGGTACCTGCCGGGTATTTTGTGCCTGAAAATGGCTCAGTCTCACTTGAGCATGTTTTTGATGGTTCATTCCAATCACTTCCTCTGCATTCATACCATGAAATTCAATTAGTTTAGCTCATTAATTATCTACCAAGATTAGACTAATGattcaagtatatgactttcATTAATTAGGGAagaaaaatattgttttaaCTATTAAAGAGTATCCTAATGAtgacttaaaataattatattgtcGCGAATATAATAGAGTTCATTCGAATGTTCAGTTAGGTTCTAAATGTGAGCATGTTGTCGCGAATATAATGGTGTTCATTCGAATATTGAGTTGGGATTTGAATGCGAGTATGCTTAAAACTGACTCGTGCTCGGGATATTTAGTGTCTGAAAACATGAAGAGATATTTCGGAAAATAGTAATCCACTGGCATTAGTTTAATTGGATTGTTTGACGGATTATTGGAGGTGGTAAAATtggttattatttattggtcgTTCACTACATATAAATGTAGATCAAACAAGTCAAGTTaaattcataataatatttGCTAAATAGTAGAGGCGAAGATAGAATTTTAGGCAAGAGGTCGAAAATTTTCATACTAACATCTAAACAAGATTTTTTGGTGATGTAATCCAGATTTTCCATCAGTTAAGTATATGACAGCTGTTGAGTCAAGCAGCAATTCCCATGACCTTGGTGATGGGTTCGATCTTTTGGTTGTCCATGCTTTATCTTGCACAATTGAGGATGATGTTGTATGTGCAAAGGAGTATGGAAGTATATGttttggatcacttgatgaagtgatcaaggTGGATGATTTGGGGTGTCTTAATGAAGCCAAGACACGAAAATCAAAGGCACAGACGAACTGCTCGACCAGTCAAGCAAGTGGGGCTCGGTCGAGCAGATCAACAGCAGCATTCCAATAGGTATTGGACAGTCGCTCGACCTGTCGAGCTATGCTGTTCGACCCGAGCAAGCTTCAGCGtcaatttctattttattgCGGGATTTTGGGGGCTTTTAAGCCTTTTGTCCTAGGTTTCCCTAATATGTTTTAGGGCTATATAAGGAgtcttagaacatcattagGGTATTAGAGAGGCATATACAAGAGAGTAAAACTAGGGTTCACACCGTAAGAGTTCTTCCTCTTTGTATTTGCGTGTTTGTGTGAGATTGAgttaaaggttcaatctttatcTTGAGAGAGTGTTCTCAAAGATTGGAATtgtgagtcattaatgtattgttgaatatatcaatgataagatacttgttttgagggggaggtatccataGATACTTCATATTTCTtgtgtgtttgtcattattgtttcttgctcttTTTTTGGTGTTCTATTTGCacttgtttttgttattgtttttttacCATTGTCATAGCCCATGCACAACACAGCGAGACTAACAAGTATAGAGTTATTTTTGCAGACCAGATTCCTCTTATATTccacattttcatgattttttaaGGCTAGACTGTAGCCGACCTTCACCCGCTAATAGCTTTGCCACTACTAATATTGACCAACTTTTCAACGTTCTTAAATGTCAtgtatcaaatatgttttatttctttttcatataagataaaaaaaaaaaaaaaaaagaaaaaaaaaaaaaatatatatatatatatatatatatagacgtAATAAGTGagtaaatgaaattttattatacATCCTTCCTTCCATTATACTTGATACTTTATTTAACTCTTTACGCAAACTAATATATTATTTGAAtcttttatatattgaattatgcaaaactaaaattcttaaaaagttattattattatataagtatgtgattagacgatacaaataaaatctcatttgattatattttttgttatacattacccttaatatataaaataatctcaaataataaataatttcaataacCATAATATTGCAACAGAAAAAGAAATACTTACGCTTCATGAGAAGGAGAAATGCCAAGAAAGAAGACTTTAGTCTTAAAAGGATCAACATTAAGTCGAACCCATCTGGCCCAAGTTGTAAGACCTTTATAATATGCAACCATACGATTCATATCTCTATATAGCTTGTTCCCAGTTTGTATGTAGTCCCACCTgtgttaaataaaaatttatttagaataattcaatctttttatgatttttatgataatttcatctattgattaattataaataattttaactttaggGATATTTGCCTAAAATAAACGTGGGTAATCTAAAGACttactatagtaggtaattcaacaaaaattaaaattgaaaattaatttaaaattagagaaaaattttgaaaatttacataaaaaattctgaacaaaacaaaacataaaatttttaaatatttttttaacattttttccacattttattttaatttatcttttaaaaaaaacttattatagcaagtcatccgggTACTAGATTTATTCTAGGAAAATGCCCCtagaattattgtaggaaaatcataaaaaggttggattattctaggtaatttttccttaaaaaaatgagtattatatatctaaaatgaattttttagCTCGTATTGTATGAGACTAGCTCACAATAAAACAGTCTTATAGAATTAACATatttataagtgatcaatttaagacTATAAGTATCATttaaaggttataagtaattagTTTTACGCTATAATGAATCACcactttaaaactgtaagtgATTATTTTGAGCTTTTAATTGATCTGTTTATAATATTGTAAGTGTATGTTGGATTAGCCCAATTAAAATGATGTCAACGTGAAACCAtttcatttgagaatttatttgaataaaataattaatttaattagatTAACTAGTCCAAttaaaaatgtatatatattaaaagaGAATTAGTGATTTTTCAATCATAGAATTGGCAATTTGGTATGACCATTGCACATTGTTTGTCCCTAGCTCACTCCAAAGTCATAATTGTACAACATGCTTCATTAGACTAGATTGGATAAgctcaatgatgaataatcACTTTTTGGTAGGAAAAGTATGAGCAATCAAAGATGataattttttgttgaaatacAAAAAGGAACATACTCATATGTACATGTGAAATGGGCCATGCCCATAAGGGTCCATTGGAGACCCTAATTCCACCCcttttttttaaaggatttttaaattttggattGAAATAGGTTGAAGTGAAATCAAATGTAAGAGAGTTCTAATAATATGGGTTGAATAAGGGATTTTTCGAGGACTGACATAGTCTTTTAGTGAAAtgacttcaaaataaataattcatatgctaataattatataattgagTTGTTCAATCCATATATAAGACACGTCTCACAATGAAATTGTCTCACATAAAAATATTTGCGTTTTGTCAAATATGCCTACAATGACTACTcatatgtataaatatgtaATTGTGTACCTTcattgattctaattttaagtGTTAGTGATTTATTAATGGAAGAatatgacaaaaataatagatgAAAGAAATGTGTAAATAAAATGTAGAGACATATTAAATTTTGtgaatgagatttaaaaagaaaatgtgaATTTATatgcaaaataataatataacaaaccCATTAGAACAAATGACAAATGTAAATAGCTGATCGAAcactctttaatatttttaaaaattatgtggTGATATAGTAGTAAAAGATTTTTTCTTTCACTTTTATAATAGTGGTTTCATTCTCACCAcctatattaaagattaattgattttttctttttgcccGTAAAATATTCTTCTtatcccaaaaaaaaatttaaaataaatcttTAATATAATTCTACTATGTAATTTTCGTTTTACACTTGAGTaaaaagttactttttaaaaaataagtatatGTTTTATATTAGCAAGTTACTTTTTATTAAGGCCCCTTAATGAAGAATCGAGTCTTGTTGCAATTTATGAATAAGCACTACTTTTTGGTTAGGTTAAGAGTTTGAATTTTACCTAGTCCTCTCTTTTTCTTGATGAATAATTCGAACTCAAACTGTTTGATACAGTCTCACCAATTGATGCACTTCATATATAGGTTAAATAGTTCATCTAATACGTGTTCAGATAATATAATGAGCTATTTGTTTTAGGTTATCATATCTAGAGACGGTCACTCACAAACTTATAGCTCCATATTTTAAAGAGAcgatctcaaaataagaagctcacattcttattttctctttaatttgtattaattggactatttagcccatatatctaatatatCTCTCAACAAAACCATCTCTCATAACAATATTTGTGTAAATGAGATGGAAGTAGAAGAAAGAAACTTACGGCTGATCATGACCAGTATGAGTCCACCAATGccaagaattgaaaataagcaTGTCCATTCCTTTCCACACATTACCACTTATTGAATCAAGATTCAATATTCTTCCTTCTTTCTTGTTCATAAGATCTACTAAGAACGGTGTCCGATATAGCATTAATGTCACTCCAAATTCCTGTTAacatttatcaaatttattatttcattGCCCTTAATTTTCCTCTTATGATTTTATGTACTTCCATCTCATTTTTTAGTGATAAATTTTGCCATTAAGTCTTAACCATCAGCTCTAATACCATattaaggaaccaattcaatcaaaacTTTAAGTTAACAGTGGAGTTCTCATGATAAGCTATACTACCTCCGTTAtttataaatagttatacttcGCTCAAAAAGCTCAAAACAGAGGTTGTATACTCTAACTGAAAATCATAATGTCAAACAGTTTTCTTCTATATAAAGCGGTTTTAAATGATGATTTGTCATGGTTATGGTCATAGTCAACAACTTAGTATCCCGCACAAATCAGAGTTTGGGAGAAAAAGATAACGGATATATCATACTCGTGCCTCCTCTAAGAAAAGGACACGATAAAACGCGCGCAATTAATTTGacccaaaataataatttgtgtAATATATACTCCTATTA
Protein-coding sequences here:
- the LOC130804717 gene encoding protein trichome birefringence-like 39, whose translation is MYTLSNVLFLLSLFLFLLVLQQTAEAERSLEHELTCRIPHKDTELTNNVTNSAIVVQSKCNIFQGKWVFDSSYPQYDSSNCPFIDLEFNCKSRPDKLYQKYKWQPFDCNLPRFNGEYFLNKWKGKKIMFVGDSLSLNQFESLGCMLHSWVPNTNTTYFRGGVLRSLTFEEFGVTLMLYRTPFLVDLMNKKEGRILNLDSISGNVWKGMDMLIFNSWHWWTHTGHDQPWDYIQTGNKLYRDMNRMVAYYKGLTTWARWVRLNVDPFKTKVFFLGISPSHEAGSDWNEPSKTCSSETEPFSGTKYPAGTPQARTIVEKVLSRIKNIVYWLDVTILSQYRMDAHPSIYSGRGRDCSHWCLPGLPDTWNQLLYAALF